From the genome of Halorussus caseinilyticus, one region includes:
- a CDS encoding S8 family serine peptidase, translated as MEREYYVRGEKRTAEELEDVLGVQLESPPEEPESAAADFGELATDASRAEDPDVPISDDERDAFASAGWLFVRPSESMSRSVEEDEVPEGATSVGKVYRRSDDRVVVGTDRLTVQLQSDLSQDEAEAALEEEGLTIVRRLGFGPNLYEVRAPADRNQFDVSVDLQENDDFVFAEPELIEHVPQRYQPSDPNYSQQWQWHNDGSGGGTAGADVEAEPAWDHERGSGVRVSVIDNGFDLNHPDLNPAVGGGAAYFENTSSGAELVVGTSNYPDSSHGTFCAGMALARADNGQGGCGGAHVAEFMPVAALPDQVGSQTTLARAVAFAADPTTESKGVAAGLTSADGADVISCSLGPNGANWQLQSVLETAIEFAQNDGRSGQGTPIFWAVSNGNFPVASDEVCSHPDTIAVGRSDRNDTEDGSAYGPELDFLAPGVNVYSTTSGGGYGTSTGTSFAAPCAASVGSLVLGADATLSADQVRQTLRDTCEKVGGVSYGSDGRHEKYGHGRVNAARAVERVSGPIIDKHPIIDEWDKHPVIDKHPITDKHPIIDEWNGKLPLEDEDTPPHIDYYKRPMLDKQFEDEKRPGSDDFPRDPRDPWRPFPGVELERSRSESGRQESGSGRESRRRREGARQGRSRRRRRESGGSRPFALETPHHYSGARRRGGESRGESGRESDDESIERLDREIRRRASELAEMNEEFRQLLREYRDDR; from the coding sequence ATGGAACGGGAGTACTACGTCAGAGGTGAGAAGCGCACGGCCGAAGAACTCGAAGACGTTCTAGGCGTCCAGTTGGAGTCGCCCCCGGAGGAACCCGAGTCGGCCGCCGCGGACTTCGGCGAACTGGCGACCGACGCGTCTCGGGCCGAAGACCCGGACGTGCCGATTTCCGACGACGAGCGGGACGCGTTCGCCAGCGCCGGATGGCTCTTCGTCCGGCCTTCCGAGTCGATGTCTCGGTCGGTCGAGGAAGACGAAGTACCCGAGGGAGCCACGTCGGTCGGGAAAGTGTATCGACGCTCGGACGACCGAGTGGTCGTCGGCACCGACCGACTGACGGTCCAGTTGCAGTCGGACCTGAGTCAGGACGAGGCCGAGGCCGCATTGGAAGAGGAGGGTCTGACGATAGTTCGTCGCCTCGGGTTCGGGCCGAACCTCTACGAGGTCCGCGCCCCCGCAGACCGCAACCAGTTCGACGTGTCCGTGGACTTGCAGGAGAACGACGACTTCGTGTTCGCCGAACCGGAACTCATCGAACACGTCCCCCAGCGATACCAGCCCTCGGACCCCAACTACTCCCAGCAGTGGCAGTGGCACAACGACGGGTCCGGCGGCGGGACTGCTGGCGCTGACGTTGAAGCGGAACCGGCGTGGGACCACGAGCGCGGGAGCGGCGTCCGAGTCTCGGTCATCGACAACGGCTTCGACTTGAACCACCCCGATTTGAATCCGGCGGTGGGCGGCGGCGCGGCCTACTTCGAGAACACCTCGTCCGGGGCCGAACTCGTCGTCGGCACGTCGAACTACCCCGACAGCAGTCACGGCACCTTCTGCGCGGGGATGGCGCTCGCACGGGCCGACAACGGGCAAGGTGGCTGTGGCGGTGCCCACGTCGCCGAGTTCATGCCGGTCGCGGCGCTTCCCGACCAAGTCGGGAGCCAAACCACCTTGGCGCGGGCCGTCGCGTTCGCGGCCGACCCGACCACGGAGTCGAAGGGGGTCGCGGCCGGTCTGACCAGCGCCGACGGCGCGGACGTAATTTCGTGTAGCCTCGGCCCGAACGGGGCCAACTGGCAACTCCAGTCGGTCCTCGAAACCGCCATCGAGTTCGCGCAGAACGACGGTCGAAGCGGGCAGGGGACGCCCATCTTCTGGGCGGTCAGCAACGGGAACTTCCCGGTGGCCTCCGACGAAGTGTGTTCCCACCCTGACACCATCGCGGTGGGTCGCTCGGACCGCAACGACACCGAAGACGGGTCGGCGTACGGCCCGGAACTCGACTTCCTCGCACCCGGCGTGAACGTCTACAGCACGACCTCCGGTGGCGGATACGGCACGAGTACCGGGACGAGTTTCGCCGCGCCCTGCGCCGCCAGCGTCGGGTCGCTCGTGTTGGGTGCCGACGCCACGCTCTCGGCCGACCAAGTTCGCCAGACCCTCCGGGACACTTGCGAGAAGGTGGGCGGCGTCAGCTACGGTAGCGACGGACGACACGAGAAATACGGCCACGGCCGGGTCAACGCCGCCAGAGCCGTCGAGCGCGTCTCGGGTCCAATCATCGACAAGCATCCCATCATCGACGAGTGGGACAAACATCCCGTCATCGACAAGCACCCGATTACCGACAAACACCCCATCATCGACGAGTGGAACGGGAAGCTACCGCTGGAGGACGAGGACACCCCGCCCCACATCGACTACTACAAGCGACCGATGCTCGACAAGCAGTTCGAAGACGAGAAGCGCCCGGGGTCCGACGACTTCCCGCGTGACCCGCGCGACCCGTGGCGGCCGTTTCCGGGAGTCGAACTGGAGCGGTCTCGCTCGGAGTCCGGGCGGCAGGAGAGCGGTTCCGGACGCGAGTCCCGTCGTCGCCGAGAGGGTGCCAGACAGGGCCGCTCGCGCAGACGACGCCGCGAGAGCGGCGGAAGCCGACCGTTCGCGCTGGAGACGCCCCATCACTACTCCGGGGCACGACGGCGAGGCGGCGAGTCCCGCGGCGAGTCCGGCCGGGAGTCGGACGACGAGTCCATCGAGCGACTCGACCGCGAGATTCGCCGTCGGGCGAGCGAACTCGCGGAGATGAACGAGGAGTTCCGGCAGTTGCTCCGCGAGTACCGCGACGACCGATGA
- a CDS encoding MvdC/MvdD family ATP grasp protein: MILVVSTEHDRHARVVARQVDREGGDARLLDLSEFPRDLRLTIDYDDGRPDARLRHADASEDLPLSECNVVWWRRPQQFALPESVERREDYQFAYNECQSAFDGLWSLLDAEWVNHPLSDERAGRKPYQLRVADEVGFDIPETCITNDPERARAFVNERGPEQTVYKAFSATEEAWRETRILEPDELELLGSVQFAPVIFQEYVPADADLRVTVVGDETFTAAIDAGDTSYPVDFRMAMDEARFERFDLPESARETVLAFTDRLGLSYAAIDLRYTSDGEFVFLEVNPAGQWLFAERRAGLPITEAFADLLLAKDEPTDRAERSARS; encoded by the coding sequence ATGATACTCGTCGTCTCCACCGAACACGACCGGCACGCGCGGGTCGTGGCTCGACAGGTGGACCGCGAGGGTGGCGACGCCCGACTCCTCGACCTCTCGGAGTTCCCGCGGGACCTCCGGTTGACGATAGACTACGACGACGGGCGTCCGGACGCTCGGCTTCGGCACGCCGACGCGAGCGAGGACCTGCCGCTGTCGGAGTGCAACGTCGTCTGGTGGCGGCGGCCACAGCAGTTCGCGCTCCCGGAGTCGGTCGAGCGCCGGGAGGACTACCAGTTCGCGTACAACGAGTGCCAGTCGGCGTTCGACGGTCTCTGGTCGCTGTTGGACGCCGAGTGGGTCAACCACCCGCTCAGCGACGAGCGTGCGGGTCGCAAGCCGTATCAGCTTCGAGTCGCCGACGAGGTGGGATTCGATATTCCCGAGACCTGCATCACGAACGACCCCGAGCGAGCGCGGGCGTTCGTGAACGAGCGCGGGCCGGAACAGACGGTGTACAAGGCGTTCTCGGCGACCGAAGAGGCGTGGCGCGAGACCCGAATCCTCGAACCCGACGAACTCGAACTGCTCGGGAGCGTCCAGTTCGCGCCGGTCATCTTTCAGGAGTACGTCCCGGCCGATGCGGACCTGCGCGTGACCGTCGTCGGCGACGAGACGTTCACCGCGGCAATCGACGCCGGGGACACCTCCTATCCGGTGGACTTCCGGATGGCGATGGACGAAGCGCGCTTCGAGCGGTTCGACCTTCCCGAGTCGGCCCGCGAGACGGTGCTGGCGTTCACCGACCGCCTCGGACTCTCCTACGCCGCAATCGACCTCCGGTACACGTCGGACGGGGAGTTCGTCTTCCTCGAAGTCAATCCGGCCGGGCAGTGGCTATTCGCCGAGCGCCGGGCCGGGCTCCCGATTACGGAGGCGTTCGCCGACCTCCTGCTGGCGAAGGACGAACCGACCGACCGGGCCGAACGGTCCGCCCGGAGTTAG